The genomic region TTTAGTTACCTCATCCCTGATGAGATAAAAGAAAAAATTCAAATAGGATTACCTGTTCTGGTTCCATTTGGATCACAGGGTGTTGTAAATGCGTACATAGTTGGATTTAGTGATTATTTACCGGAAGGAATTAAAGCTAAATCTGTATACGAAATTCTGGATAATGTGCCTGTTTTTGATCTTGAGTATCTGCAATTTCTAGAATGGGTCTCAAATTATTATTGCTGTGATTTGCCAACAGTAATATCAACAGCAATTCCTGTAAATTTTTTCTCTAAAGCAAAAAGAGTAGCTATTCTTCAAGATATTCAATTTGAACAATCAAAATTAAACAAAAGTCAGCAAACCCTTTATGAAATTCTGGTTAATAATCCTGAAATTACTGTGTCTAGCCTTCAAAAGAAAGCTAAATTACCATCTTCCAAGTTTTATGAAACATTAAGAAAGCTTGTGGCTCTTGATATTATTAAAATTGATAATGTAATAGACATAAAAAACCAGAAACCTAAAATTGAAAATTGGATTGAACTTTTAGAAAAAAATTCTTCCAACAAAAGACATTTTGAAATCCTGGCGATACTGGATTCTCTAAATGGCAAAAGTAAACTAAGCGATTTTTTAAAAATCTCAAAAACAACATATCCAACTGTTAAAAAGCTTCAAGAAGCTGGCAATATTAAGATTATTGAACAGGAAATATACAGAAATCCTCTTGAAATTTTTGAAATTGATGAAACAGAGGATTTTCTTGAATTGAGTTTTGAGCAAAATGAAGCTCTTGAAAGAATATCAAAAGCTATAGAAAAATGCGATTCAGATCCATTGCTATTATATGGAGTAACAGGATCTGGTAAAACTGAAGTATATTTCCACGCAGCTAGAAAAGCTCTTGATGCAGGTAAAAATGTTATATTTTTAGCTCCTGAAATACCTTTAGCTTCACAATTAGCCTACAGAATATCTAAAAGATTTGGTACTGATAAAGTAGGTATCTGGCATAGTAACCTGTCAGAAGGTGAAAGATTTGATATTTGGCAAAGAATTAGAAACAACGAAATCAGGATAATCATTGGGGCAAGGTCTGCCATATTTGCTCCAATCAAAAATATTGGCTTAATCGTTATCGATGAAGAACATGAATCAAGTTATAAACAGACCTCACCCACTCCAAGATATAATGCAAAGGACCTGGCTAAAGAAAGGGCAAAAAGATCAGGGGCAGCTTTTGTATTAGGGAGCGCAACTCCTGATATAGCAACATACTACCAAACTCTAAACAGTAATAGGGTCATGCTTTTACCTGAGAGATTTGGAGCAAAAGATCTTGCAAAAGTAGCAATAATTGACATGAAGCAGGAATATGGCAGAGGAAACAAAGGGGTATTCTCGAGAGCCTTGAGACAAGCTATTGAGAGAAATATCAAAGAAAAAAAACAATCCATACTTTTGATAAACAGAAGAGGCTTTTCCACTTACACATTCTGTGATAGCTGTGGATATACCGCTGAATGCAAGAAATGTTCAATTCCTCTAATTCTTCATAAAACTAATAATAAACTCAGATGTCATTATTGCAGTTTTGAACAGAATATTTTTACAGTCTGTCCTAAATGTAGCAGTAATGCTGTCAGATACTACGGCATGGGAACACAGAAAGTTGAAGAAGAATTCAAAAAAGAATTTCCTGAAGCTAAAGTTGCACGATTGGACAGCGATACTATGGCCAAAAAGAATGCTCACATTGATGTTATTAAAGAGTTTTCCAATGGCAAAATTGATGTTTTAATCGGCACTCAGATGATTGCAAAAGGGCTGGATATTCCAAATGTGACTCTTGTCGGAGTTTTAATGTCTGATTCCTTATTTAACATGCCGGACTTCAGATCAAGCGAAAGAGGCTTTCAATTATTAACTCAGGTAGCAGGAAGAGCCGGCAGAGGTGATTTTAAAGGAACTGTGTATTTTCAGACGTATACTCCCGACTTTTTTGCACTGCAAACTGCAAAAGAACAGGATTATTTAAGCTTTTATTACTCAGAGATACAATCCAGGTATGAATATTCCTATCCACCTTATAGCCAGATAATCAGGCTTATCTTAAGCTCAAAAAATGAAATTCGAGCAAGTAAATTCTCTGATGAACTTGCATACAAGCTAAGTTTATTTACAGATTCCAGAGGAATTCAGGAAAAACTTGAAGTTTTAGGCCCAGCTCCCTGCGTTATTTCTAAAATCAAGAATGAATACAGGTTTCAAATAATAATCAAGAATAGACTGGGAGAAAACGGACACTTTTTAGCTACAAGCTTTATCAGACAGTTTAATGTTCCTGAAGATATTAAATTTCTAATAGACGTTGATCCCTCTGATATGCTATAGATGCTTTACAACGGTATTAGAGCCTATTCAGGAATTAAATTTTCTTATGTCATCACGAGGTGGCTAAGCCACTCTTTTAAGTTATTAATCATAGTCTTATCACCAAGATTAATGAATTTGAAGAAGGTGACTGTGTGATGATCTATTTTGAATGGTAGCTTTTAATTGTAAAATGGATGGATTGCCACAGATTCCTTTGGAATCTTCGCAATGACAGCTGTACAATTTTTGTTTCCTGAATAGCCTTTTAACTTACCTCAACAAGGCACAATCATAATAATAAAAAACCTCCTAAACAGGAGGTTTTTTATTATTATGATTAGTCTGAGTATTTCTAAAATTCCATATTAATCTGTGAGAATTGAACTATCTTGTTTTTGCCTCTCTTTTTAGCGTTATAAAGAGCATGCTCAGCATATCTGACTAATGTTTGCGCAGTCTCATTTACACTTACTAAGAATGGATAACTTGCTATTCCACCACTTATAGTGATAGGATGTCTTTCTTCTTCACCAGCAGGCTTGAATTCCATTTTTTCTATATCTCTTCTGAGTCTTTCAGCAAAGATATAAGCGCTTTCTTCATCTGTATTAGGTAATGCTATAATAAATTCTTCATCACCGTATCTTGTTAAAATATCTTCTTTTCTGGCATGACGTTTTATAATTTCGGTAATTTCCTGTAAAAGAACATCACCCCAGTCATAACCATAAATATCATTTACTACTTTAAAGAAATCTATGTCCAATAATAAGCAGGATACAGGAATATTATAACGTTTTGCTCTTGATAATTCTGCTTCTAACCTTTGATGCAAATAGGTTCTGTTATATAAACCTGTAAGATCATCTGTAGTTGCAACAATTTTTATATCTTCTTTTAACTGTTTTATTTTAAGCAAATTTGCCACACGAACTTTTAGTTCTTCATTAGTCAAAAGAAAATCATGTGCTTCTGTTCTCACAGAAATATCATTTAAAACCTTATCACTAACTATTAACAATGGAGCAGGGATTTTATTTCTGATTAGGATATCTTTAGTAACCTCTTCAGAGTTTTCTAAAACTACCAGATCAGGATCAAGACTTTCTACCTGCTTAATTTCCTGTGGAGCAAGAATTTGAACTGAATAATCTTCAATGCTCTTAAGCTGCTCAGCTATTTCAGATGACCCTTTTTCGTTATAAATAACAATATTTTTCATACGCATATTCCACTCTTATTATTAATCCACTAACAATTTTAACAAAATTTATTAAAAAATCTAATCTCAGTTTTTTAGTTATTTTCTAATGATGAGGTGCGGCTTCAAGAGGAAGTTGCTGAGAGAGAATAACCTCTCTGACTTTTAGGCGATTTATGGCCAGATTGCCTGTAGGAGTGCTTATTTCAAGCGTATTATCATTTATATAATATACTTCACCCATAAACCTTCTTTTTATCAGAAAACCTACTTCAATAATATCTCTTGCCTCTCCAACTGCCAATTCTCGTGAAACTGTTTTCGTGCCTCTTTCTGTCTTAATTTGAATAAGACCACCAAGAACCGTTAAAATCTTTCCTTTAAGTACAGACCCGTCAGGAAGCATTATACTATCTGCCTTTGCTGCCTGTATTCCTATATTAAAAGCCAGGATTAACGATAATAAAGTTAATTTAACCTTTTTCATATTATTCTCCTAATATAATTTTAAGATTTTTTGATAAATTCGGATCAAGTAATTAAAGTATTTTTAAAAATTATGTAAGAATTTTTACTAACTTTAAACAGGAATATTTATGTGATAAAACACAATTATTAAGAATTTTTACTCTATTCTACTTACTAATAATTAAAGTTCTTACCCTTTAGAAATTTATATTGTATGATTTATATTAATCAATTAAAAGGCTTAAGGGAGAACTTAAATTGCCATTTCCCACTCAAAATGATTTAAGCAAAA from Candidatus Melainabacteria bacterium RIFOXYA2_FULL_32_9 harbors:
- a CDS encoding primosomal protein N', yielding MKENANKYVQVIVDIPSLHMRTFSYLIPDEIKEKIQIGLPVLVPFGSQGVVNAYIVGFSDYLPEGIKAKSVYEILDNVPVFDLEYLQFLEWVSNYYCCDLPTVISTAIPVNFFSKAKRVAILQDIQFEQSKLNKSQQTLYEILVNNPEITVSSLQKKAKLPSSKFYETLRKLVALDIIKIDNVIDIKNQKPKIENWIELLEKNSSNKRHFEILAILDSLNGKSKLSDFLKISKTTYPTVKKLQEAGNIKIIEQEIYRNPLEIFEIDETEDFLELSFEQNEALERISKAIEKCDSDPLLLYGVTGSGKTEVYFHAARKALDAGKNVIFLAPEIPLASQLAYRISKRFGTDKVGIWHSNLSEGERFDIWQRIRNNEIRIIIGARSAIFAPIKNIGLIVIDEEHESSYKQTSPTPRYNAKDLAKERAKRSGAAFVLGSATPDIATYYQTLNSNRVMLLPERFGAKDLAKVAIIDMKQEYGRGNKGVFSRALRQAIERNIKEKKQSILLINRRGFSTYTFCDSCGYTAECKKCSIPLILHKTNNKLRCHYCSFEQNIFTVCPKCSSNAVRYYGMGTQKVEEEFKKEFPEAKVARLDSDTMAKKNAHIDVIKEFSNGKIDVLIGTQMIAKGLDIPNVTLVGVLMSDSLFNMPDFRSSERGFQLLTQVAGRAGRGDFKGTVYFQTYTPDFFALQTAKEQDYLSFYYSEIQSRYEYSYPPYSQIIRLILSSKNEIRASKFSDELAYKLSLFTDSRGIQEKLEVLGPAPCVISKIKNEYRFQIIIKNRLGENGHFLATSFIRQFNVPEDIKFLIDVDPSDML